The segment GCGGCATCGCCCTGCGCAGCCTGGGCCCAGCCGCCGACCAGGCCGGCCACCGCCTGCCACAGCACCATATCGTGGGCCAGGGCCAGGCGGCGCAGCTCCTCCGCGCGGCGCTGGGCCAGCACGGGCTGGCGCAGGCGCTGGTGCATCACGCCCACGGTGGCCAGGGCATAGGCCTCGGTATGGGCATGGCGAAGGGCGCGTGCCGCGCTCAGGGTCTGTTCGGCCTGCTGCAGCGCGTCCTCCACCCGGCCCTGCAGGGCCAGCACCCAGCAGCGCAGGCCAGCGGCCGTGACCCCGCCATGCTCCCCGAAGCGGCCCAGCAGAGCGCCGCCGTTGAGCCCCCGGGCCTCGTGCATCGCGCGCTCCAGCCAGCGGCCGGCCTCGCCCAGACGCCCCAGGAAGAGCAGGTTGTTGCCCATGGCGTAGGCGGCCTGCACCGCGGCGGCGGCATCGCCCTGGGCGCGGGCCTCCTCCACCAGGCCCTGGGCCTGGCGCAGGGCCAGCGCGCGCTCACCGGTGGGGGGGGCGGGCTCGGTGCCGCTGCGGCTGCCCAGCCACAGGCCCCACAGCGCCTGGAAGCGCGCGGCGGGCTGGGTTGCGGCACCCGCCAGAGCGCGCTCGAAGCCCTGGCGCGCGGCCTGGGAACCATAGCCCTCGGTGGCCATCAGGGCGAAGCCCAGGCCCAGCTCCAGGGGCAGGGCCAGCGCGGCCTGGCTGGCACCATCCGGCAGACCCAGGGCCTGCAGGCCCTGGCGGAAATGGTGGCAGGCCTCGACATGGGCCGAGAGGGCCGCCGCCCGGCGCCCGGCCAGCAGCCAGTAGTGCGCGGCCAGGGCCTCCTCGGCCGCCATCAGCTGGGCCGCCAGCAGCTCCGGCGATTCGGCGCCCAGGCTGGCGAAGGGGCCGCGCAGGCCCTCGGCCAGGCGGCGGTGCAGGGCACGGCGCGGGCTGGGCGCCAGGGACTGGTAGGCCGCATCGCGCAGCAGGGCGTGGCGGAAGCGCCAGCCCTGGCCCTCGATCTGCAGCAGGCCGGCGCCCAGCAACTCCTGCAGCAGGGCGCTCTGCGGCGCGCCCTCGTCCTCGCGGTGCAGCCAGTGCAGCAGATCGGCCTGGAAATGGGTGCCGATGACGGAGGCCGCCTGGGCCAGGCGCCGCGCCGCCGGCCCCACGCGCTCCAGGCGGGCGGCCAGCAGATCCCAGAGTCGGGCCGGCATGGGCTCTTGCGGCGCCTGCTGCAGGGCGCGGGCCAGCTCCTCGGCATAGAGCGGCACGCCTTCGGCTCGCTGCAGCACCGCCTCGGCCTGGGCCGGCTCGGCCAGGTCCAGATGGGCGATCAGGCGCTGCATCTGCGAAGGCGGCAGCGGTTCCAGCACCAGGGTGGGCAGCTCGGGCAGGGCGGCGGGCGCGGGGTCGCGCGAGCTCAGCAGCATCAGGCGCGGCGCCTGTTCCTGGCGGCGCAGCCGGGCCAGCAGGCCCAGGGACGAGGGATCGGCCCAGTGCAGGTCTTCCACCAGCAGCAGGTCCGGGCCGCCGCTGCGGCCCAGGCCCAGGGCGGCCAGCAGCAGGCTCTCGTCGGCATGGCGGTCGGGCTCGGCCCGCGCCTCGCTGGCGGGCGCTGCGGCGCCACCGCCCTGCAGCAGGCGCTCCAGGCGGGGCTGCTGCTCGCGCAGGGACGGGGACACGGCCGCCAGCAGGCGGCGCTGGGCGGCGGGGCCCTCCTCGGCATGCTGGACCTGCAGGGCCGCCAGGCGCTGCTGCAGGCAGTCGATGAAGGGGTGGTAGGGGCTGTGCTGGAACTCCGGCAGGCAGCTCAGCAGCAGGTGCCCGCTCATGCCGGCCTCGCCCTGCTCCAGCAGGGCCTGCAGCAGCCGGGTCTTGCCCAGGCCGGGTTCGGCCTGCACCAGCAGAGCCTGCGAGCGTCCCACGGGCTGGCGCCAGGCCTGCAGCAGCACGGCCAGCTCGCGCTGGCGGCCCACCAGGGGCGTGCTGCGCGGCTGGCTCATGGGCTCGTCGGGGCCCAGCAGGCGGGCGCCGCCGCCTTCCAGGGGTGTGAGGCGAAAGCCGGTCGGGGCCTGCTCGCCCAGGCCGGCGCCCAGGCGGATCTCGCCCGGCTCGGCCAGCAGGGCCAGGCGGCGGGCTTGGCGGCTCAGGGTGCCGGCGCCGTCGGGCGAGCCCTGGCGCGGATCGGCATAGACCCAGCCGGCCTCCAGGCCCAGGCGCGGGCAGAGTCGTCCCGGACGGCGGGGTGTGCCGCACAGGCGCTCCTGCAGGGCCAGGGCCGCCGCCAGGGCGCGGCGCGGCGCCTGTTCCAGGGCCCGCGGATGGCCGAAGAAGGCCAGCATCTCGCCGCCTTCGGCGCGCAGCACAAAGCCGCCATGGGCCTGCAGGATCTCGCGCAGCCGGGCCTGCAGGGCGGGCAGCTCCTGGCTCAGGGTTTCGGTGTCGGTGCCGGGGGCGGGTTCAAGCTCGCAGGCGAGGGCCACGATGCGGCGGCGTTCCGAGGGATGGACCGGCGTGGCGCTGGCGCTGCCACCTACGGGCGCGCGGCGCAGCTGCTCGACCAGGGCCAGGGTCTCCGCCTCGGGCTGCAGGCCCAGCGCCTGCTGCAGACGCTGGCGGAACTGCTCGAACTGGGCCAGGGCGGCGGGGCGCTCGCGCTCGGCCTGCAGGCGCAGGCAGGTGCGCAGCAGGGCCTCGTTCCAGGGGTCGAGCTGCAGGCCGCGGCGCGCGGCGCTCAGGGCCCGACCGGCGCGGCCCGCCAGCTCCCAGCCCTGGCTCAGGCGCCGCGCGAGGCGGCCCGCGGTCTGGGCCAGGGCCTCGCGCTGGGGGGCGAGCCAGTCCTGCAGGCTCTGCAGGCCGTCCAGCTCCAGGCCGTCCAGCAGGGGGCCGCGGTAGAGATCGAGCCTGGCTTCAAGGTCCTGCAGCAGCAGGGGGGCAGGCGCTTGCTCGGCCCGGAGCAGGGGCAGTTCGGCGCCGAACTCGCGGCTGTCCAGCCGCCAGTCCAGCCCGGGGTTGAGGGCCAGCTGCTTCTTGTCGCTGAGCAGGGCCTCACCACCCAGTTCGGGATGTTGCAGCAGGCGGCGCAGATCGAAGAGCGCGCGGCGCAGATTGGCCCGGGCCTGCTCCCCCTCGGACTGGGGCCAGAGCAGCTCGGCCAGGCGCTCGCGCGGCAGCGGTCGGGCCTCCAGGGCCAGCACGGCCAGCAGCAGCCGGGTCTTGTCGTAAGGGAAATCGACGCGCTGCTGCGACTCGCCGAGCAGCAGCTCGCAGCCCCCCAGCAGGCGCAGCCTGGGCGGCAGAAGAGGGCGGGCGGGGAAGGGGGCGACGGAGGCGCGCGCGGATTCCATGGCGAAGCGGGCAGTATCCCCGTGCCCCGGGCTCGCGCGCCGTTTCCGGGCCCCCAATCCCGGGGGGCCGGGGCTTCAGTGAATCTTCATCTGCCAGGCCCAGGGGTCTGGACGGGGGCGGGTGGGCTCAGGCCCGGGCGGCCAGGGCTTCCAGCAGCTTGTCGTGGATGCCGCCGAAGCCGCCATTGCTCATGCACAGCAGATGGTCGCCGGGGCGCACCACCTTGAGCACGGCGGCGACCATGGCGTCCACCCCCTCGCAGACCTGGATCTGCGCCCCCATGGGGGCCAGGGCCTCCTTGGCGTCCCAGGCCAGGCCGGCCTGGTTGCAGAAGGCGAGGTCGGCCTCTTCCAGGGACCAGGGCAGCTGGGCCTTCATGGTGCCCAGCTTCATGGTGTTGGAGCGGGGCTCGAAGAGGGCCAGGATGCGCTCGGCCGGGGCGATCTTGCGGCGCAGACCGTTCACCGTGGTGTGGATGGCCGTGGGGTGGTGGGCAAAGTCGTCATAGACCTTGATGCCACCCACCTCGCCGCGCAGCTCCAGGCGGCGGCGCACATTGCGGAACTCGGCCAGGGCGGCGGCGCTCTGCTCGGGCGTCACGCCCAAATGCTCGGCCGCGGCCATGGCGGCCAGGGCATTGAGCTGGTTGTGCTCGCCCAGCAGGCTCCACTCCACGCGAGCCACCTTCATGGCGCCGCGCAGCACGTCAAAGGCCTGGGGCTCGCCGCGGGCGCGCAGGGCGCCGGGCTCCTCCTTGCGTACGCCAAAGCGCTGCACCTCGCTCCAGCAGCCGCGCTCCAGCACGCGCTGCAGCGATTCCTCGCGGGCATTCACCACCAGGCGGCCCGAGGGCGGCACGGTGCGCACCAGGTGGTGGAACTGGGTCTCGATGGCGGCCAGGTCCGGGAAGATGTCGGCGTGGTCGTGCTCGAGATTGTTCAGGATGGCGGTGCGCGGCCGGTAGTGCACGAACTTGCTGCGCTTGTCGAAGAAGGCGGTGTCGTACTCGTCCGCCTCGATCACGAAAGCCTGGCCCTCGCCCAGGCGCGCCGAGACGCCGAAGTTCTGCGGCACGCCGCCCACCAGAAAGCCGGGCTTGAGGCCGGCGTGCTCCAGGATCCAGGCCAGCATGGAGGTGGTGCTGGTCTTGCCGTGGGTGCCGGCCACGGCGAGCACATGGCGGCCCTGCAGCACCTGCTCGGCCAGGAATTGCGGGCCGCTGGTGTAGGGCGCGCCCGCGTCCAGGATGGCTTCCATCAGGGGGAAGCGCCCCTCGCTGGAGCGCGTGACCACATTGCCGATCACGAAGAGATCGGGCTTGAGGTCCATCTGCTCGGCACCGAAGCCCTGGATCAGCTCGATGCCCAGCTGCTCCAGCTGGGTGGACATGGGCGGGTAGACATTGGCGTCGCAGCCGGTGACCTTGTGGCCGGCCTCGCGGGCCAGGGCCGCCAGGCCGCCCATGAAGGTGCCGCAGATGCCGAGGATGTGGATGTGCATGGTCAGAACCAATCGGAAATATGAGCCTGGGCCGCGTCGAGCGAGTCCAGCAGCAGGCACTGCGGCGCGATCGCGGGATCGGGCGCCTTGAGGTCGGGCACCAGCACCACGCCGGCCCCGGCCGTGAGCGCGCCCTGCGCGCCATAGCTGGAATCCTCGAACACCAGGGCCTTAGCAGGATGGATGCCAAGGCTGGCCGCGGCCAGCTCGAAGAGATCGGGGTGGGGCTTGCCGCGGGCCACCTGATCGCCGCCGTGGATGGGGCCGAAGAACTCGATCAGGCCCGCCAGGCTCAGGCGCTCCAGCACCTTGGCGTGGCGGGTGGAGGAGGCGATGGCCAGGGGCACGCCGCGCGCGCGCAGGGCCTGCAGCAGGGCCAGGGCGCCGGGCTTGAGCGGGAAGCCGGCGGTGCCGGGGCCGAAACGCTGCGTCAGCTCCACATCCACCTGGGCGTACAGGGCCAGGGCGGCCGCCTCGGAGCCCAGGCGCTCGCTCAGCAGGGCCTGGCTGTCGGGGCGGTTGCGGCCCACGGTGAGCAGATAGTCCTCGCGGCGCAGCTGCGGGGCCAGGCGCAGCCAGGCTTCCAGGATGGGCCGCTCGGAGTCGAGCAGCAGGCCATCCATATCGAAGATCACCGCCTCGAAGCGGCGCGCGGCCAGCGGGCTCACTTCAGCGCGCTGCGGGCGGCGGCCAGGGTGGCGGCGATGTCGGCCTCGCTGTGGGCGGCGCTGACGAAGCCGGCCTCGTAGAGCGCCGGGGCCAGGTAGACGCCGGCGTCCAGCATGGCGTGGAAGAAGCGGTTGAAGCGCTCCTTGTCGGTGCTCATCACGGTCTGGTAGTTCTGCGGCAGCTCGGGCAGCAGGAAGAAGCCGAACATGCCGCCCTGGCAGTCGGCGCTGAAGGGCACGCCGTTGTTGCGGGCCACACCCACCAGGCCGTCCACCAGGCGCTGGGTCTTGGCCGAGAGCGCCTCGAAGAAGCCGGGCTTCTGGATCTCGCGCAGGGTGGCCAGGCCGCAGGCCGTGGCCACCGGATTGCCGGACAGGGTGCCGGCCTGGTAGACCCCGCCCAGCGGGGCCAGGTGCTTCATGATCTCGTGGCTGGCGCCGAAGGCGGCCAGGGGCATGCCGCCGCCGATCACCTTGCCGAAGACGCTGATGTCGGGCTTGAAGCCGGGGATGAGCTGGGCGTAGTGGCCCTGGGCGCTGGCCAGGCCCACGCGGAAGCCGGTCATCACCTCATCGAAGACCAGCAGCGCGCCGTGCTGGCTGCACAGCTCGCGCATGCGGGTCATGAAGGGGACGCTGGCGCGCACGAAGTTCATATTGCCGGCGATGGGCTCCACGATCACGCAAGCCAGCTCGGCGCCGTGCAGCGCGAAGGCCTCTTCCAGCTGGGCCACGTTGTTGTACTCCAGCACCAGGGTGTCCTGGGCGGCCCCGGGCGTGACGCCGGCGCTGGTGGGGTGGCCGAAGGTGGCAAGACCTGACCCCGCCTTGACCAGCAGGGCGTCGGTGTGGCCGTGGTAGCAGCCCTCGAACTTGATGAACTTGGGCCGGCCGGTGGCGCCGCGGGCCAGGCGGATGGCGCTCATGGTGGCCTCGGTGCCCGAGCTCACCAGGCGCACCTGCTCCATGCTGGGCACGAGCTTGAGGATCTCCTCGGCCAGCTCGATCTCGCGCTCGGTGGGGGCGCCGAAGGAGAAGCCCTCGCGGGCCGCGGCCGTCACGGCCTCCAGCACGGCCGGGTGGCCGTGGCCCAGGATCATGGGGCCCCAGGAGCCGATGTAGTCGATATAGCGCTTGCCCTCGGCGTCGATGATGTAGGCGCCTTCGCCGCGCTTGATGAAGCGGGGCGTGCCACCCACGGCGCGGAACGCGCGCACCGGCGAGTTCACGCCGCCGGGAATGACGCGCTGGGCGCGTTCGAACAGGTCTTGGTTGGTGCTCATGTCGATCGGCTCTGAAAGCGGCACCGGCCCTCTGGAGGGGCCGGCGCGCGGGTCTTGATGAAGGGCTGCGGGGGCCGGCGGCGCTCAGTGCATGCGCCGCGGTGGGCGGGCGACGGGTTCGGTGTTGGCGAAGTCGGACTCGGGGGCTTCTGGTGCAGCGGCCTCGCCCGCCTCGTCTTCCTCCTCGCCCTCGGCCGGGGGCAGGGCCCAGAAGAAGCGGTCGGGGATCACATTGCCCATGCCGGGGCGAAAGCCCGCGTCCAGGGCCTGGTCCAGGAAGGACAGGGCCTCGCCCACGGCGCTGTGCACCTCGGCACCCACCGAGAGCAGGGCGGCCAGGGAGGCCGAGAGCGTGTCCCCGGCGCCGACGAAGCTGACCTCGAAGCGCTCGAACTTTTCGCCCGTGATGGGCCCTTGCGGACTGGCCAGCACGTTGTCCACGAACTGGTTGGGCAGGTTGATGCCGGTCACCAGCACATGGGCCGCACCATGCTGGGCGGCGGCCACGGCCAGCTCGCGCGGCGAGGCGGGGCGGTCGGCATCCCAGTCGGGCAGCAGGAAATCGGTCAGGGTCTTGTGGTTGCCCACCAGCACCAGGGTCTGGGGCAGGACCAGCTCGCGGAAGGCATCCAGATAGCTCTGCTGCTGCTCCTCGTCCAGCCAGGTGATGGCCGGCAGGTAGCTGACCAGGGGCACATCAGGGTAATCGCTGAGGATCTCGGCCACGGCGCTCACGCCCTCGGCCGAACCCAGAAAGCCCACCTTCCAGGCATTGATGGTGATGTCTTCCAGGATGGAGCGGGCCTGCTCGACCACGGTGTCGCTGTCGATGGCGTGCTGGTCGAAGACCTCGGCCGTGTCGCGCAGCAGGATGCTGGTGACCACGGGCAGGGCATGGGCGCCCATGGCGGCGATGGTGGCCACGTCGCCGGCCAGACCGGAGGCGCCGCTGGGTTCGCTGGCATTGAAGCTCATCACGCAGGCCGGAGCGGGGGCTTCCTGCTCGTCCTGCGGTGCGTCGGGGTGGAAGTCGGCTGTGCTCATGGTCAGGAGGGTGTGAAAGATCCTGTTACCCAGGACCCAAACAATGCGTGACTAAGCACCGCTAATGCCTGGAATTGGCTGTTGCATCCGTGCCTACTCATCCCCTGGGTGGGGGAGCCGGGCTGGCTACAATCTTCGCTCATTGTAGTGAGCAAGCAAGCGACCCCACCGTGACCGAAGCAAGTACCTGGATGTGCCTGATCTGTGGCTGGATCTACGACGAAGCCGCGGGTGATCCGGAGCATGGCATTGCGCCCGGTACCCGGTGGGAGGATGTGGACATGAACTGGACCTGTCCCGAATGCGGCGCACGCAAGGAAGACTTTGAAATGGTGCGCATCTAAGGCCTGAGCGCCTTATCCCTCCGAGGAGATTCTTTTGAATCTGCAGGCTTCCGCTGCTTCCCCGACCGGCCTGGCGACCACGTCCAAGGTGCTGGTCATTGACGACAGCAACACGATACGCCGCAGCGCCGAGATCTTCCTGAAGCAGGCGGGTCATGAGGTGGTGCTGGCCGAAGACGGTTTCGATGCCCTGGCCAAGCTCAGCGACTACCGGCCCGACCTGGTGTTCTGCGACATCCTGATGCCGCGCCTTGATGGCTATCAAACCTGCGCCATCATCAAGCGCAACCCGCAGTTTGCCGCCGTGCCGGTGATCATGCTCTCGTCCAAGGACGGTTTGTTCGACAAGGCCCGCGGCCGCATGGTCGGCTCGCAGGACTATCTGACCAAGCCCTTCACCAAGGACCAGCTCCTGCAGGCGGTGCAACAGCACTGCCGCGGCGCCTGAGCCCCCCGATATTCCAGGGATGCCCTTCAAGAGGCACAGCGAGGAACCCGAGATGCCCATCCAGAAAATTCTCTTGGTCGACGATTCCAAGACCGAGCTGCACCACCTCAGCGAGATGCTGCTCAAGCGCGGCTACCAGGTGCGCACCGCCGAGAACGGCGAGGAAGCGCTCAAGCGCCTGGACGAGGAAAAGCCCGACCTGATCCTGATGGACGTGGTGATGCCCGGCCAGAACGGCTTCCAGCTGACGCGCCACATCACGCGCGACGAGCGTTTTGCCGATGTGCCGGTCATCATGTGCACCAGCAAGAACCAGGAAACCGACAAGGTCTGGGGCATGCGCCAGGGGGCGCGTGACTATGTGGTGAAACCAGTCAAGGCCGAGGAGTTGCTGGCCAAGATCAAGGCCCTGGGCTGAGCTCCATGAGCAACAAGCAAGCCCTGCGCGAACTTCAGCAACGCCTCGCGCAGCGCATGCAGGCTGCGCGCGAGCAGGCGCAGACGGCGAGCTGGCTGGCGGTGGAGGCGGGCGCTGCGGCCCTGCTGTTCCCGCTGCGCCAGTCCAGCGAAATCTTCACCCCGGTGCCCCTGCGCCCCGTGCCCTATGCCCAGCCCTGGTTGCTGGGCGTGGCCAATCTGCGCGGCGGTCTGCACACGGTGGTGGATCTGGCGGCCTTTCTGGGTCTGCGCGAGCCGGGAACGGCGCGCAGCGAAGGGGCCCGCTTGGTGACCCTGAATCCCGATCTGAACGTGAACTGCGCCTTGCTGGTCGACCGGCTGTTGGGATTGCGCGCAGACGATCAGCTGCAGCCGCTGGAGCATTCGGCGGCCGAGGTCGGCCGCCCGCGCTTTGCCGGCGGTCAGTGGCGGGATGCCCAGGGACGGCGCTGGCAGGCGCTGGACCTGGAGGCGTTGGCAAGACACGAGCAGTTCCTGCGGATAGTGGCCTGATGCGGCTGCGGCCCCGTGTCCGCCTTGGCGGCGGCGCGGACGGGCAAGATGACAAGAGGGTGAGATGAGCTTCCTGGACAAGATCAAGAACCTGGGCAAGAGCGATGCGACCACGGGCGAGGGCAAGACCCTGCCCTCGGCGGCCATGCCGCTGAGCGCCCCCGGCGCCCTGAGCGATCTGCCCCCGCAGGGCGCCTCCATCATTTCCGAGGCGGTGCCCACCGAGATCGCCGCCCAGGAGTTTCCGGAAACTGGCAGCGCCTTCGGCGCCGGCACCGTGGCGGCCGATCCGACCGCGCGCCCCGAGGCCGACCAGGCCGCCGCGCGCCAGCGCCGCCAGCGCCTGCTGACTGCCCTGGTGGCGGCCGGCCTGGTGGGCACGGCGGCCACGGTGAGCATCGCCCTGGTCAGCGCCAACCGCTCGGCCGCCCAGGTGCGCGCCACCGGTCAGGCCCTGATGCAGTCGCAGCGTCTGGCCAAGTCGGTGTCGGCCGCCCTGGTGGGCAATGCCGGCGCCTTCGCCGAGCTGCGCGAATCGGTGCAGGTGCTGACGGCCCTGCCGCCGGACCTGCGCGAGGGCGCCCGCGGCGTGAGCGCGGTGCAGAACGAGCTGGACCAGGTCGAGCCCCTGATCGCCAAGGCCGACAAGAACGGCAAGACCGTGCTGGCCCAGGAAAAGGTGCTGACCCAGGTGGGTCAGGCCCTGCGTGCCATCAACCGCCAGAGCTCGGACCTGCTGGAAAGCGCCGAGGCCGTGTCCTCCCTGGCCCTGCAGCAGGGCAATACGGTGGCCGAGATCTCCGCCGTGGGTCAGCTGGTGATGCTGACCCAGCGTATCGGCAAGAGCGCCAACGAATTCCTGACCCAGGAGGGCGTGAGCCCCGAGGCCGTGTTCCTGCTGGGCAAGGACTTGAACACCTTCAAGGAAATCGCCGAGGGCCTGCTCAAGGGCAACCCCGAGCTGCGCCTGCCCGGCGCGCGCGATGCCCAGCTGCGCGAGCGCATCACCGTGCTGCTCAAGCAGTACGAGGACACCCGCGTGCAGGCCTCGGCCATTCTGTCCAATCTGCAGGGTCTGGTCTCGGCGCGTGAGGCCCAGACCTCCATCCTGGCCGACTCCGAACCCATGCGCCGCCATCTGGAGCAGATCGCGGCCGATCTGGAAAGCTCGGGCGGCGCCAGCTGGTGGCTGATCGCGCTGATGGTGGCCTCCCTGGCCGCCCTGGTGACCGGTGCCCTGGGCTTTCTGCGCCTGTATGTGTCCTACCAGGCCCAGCGGGCCCAGCTGGCCGAGGCGCAAAAGCGCGAGGCCGAGGCCCAGGAGCAGGAGGCCAAGCGCGTCAACGACGCCAACCAGGCCGCGATTCTGCGTCTGATGAACGAGCTGCAGTCGGTGGCCGAGGGCGACCTGACGCAGCAGGCCACCGTGACCGAGGACATCACCGGCGCCATTGCCGACTCGGTGAACTACACCGTGGAAGAGCTGCGCAATCTGGTGGGTCAGGTGCAGGGCACGGCCGCGCGCGTGAACGAAACCACGGCCCAGGTGGACCAGACCTCCACCGAGCTGCTGGCCGCCTCCACCGAACAGCTGCACGAGATCCGCGCCACCGGCGAGGCGGTGCTGCAGATGGCCGGCCGCATCAATGAGGTGTCCGCCCAGGCCCAGCAGACCGCCGAAGTGGCGCGCGTCTCGCGCGAGGCCGCCGAGACCGGTCGCCAGGCCGTGCTGAACAATATCGGCGGCATGAACGCCATCCGCGAGTCCATCCAGGAGACCTCCAAGCGCATCAAGCGCCTGGGCGAAAGCTCGCAGGAGATCGGCGAGATCACCGAGCTGATCTCGGACATTACCGAGCAGACCAATGTGCTGGCCCTGAACGCGGCCATCCAGGCCGCTTCGGCCGGTGAGGCCGGCCGCGGCTTCTCGGTGGTGGCGGAAGAGGTGCAGCGCCTGGCCGAACGCTCGGGCGATGCCACGCGCCGGATTGCCGCCCTGGTCAAGACCATTCAGACCGACACCCAGGATGCGGTGGCCGCCATGGAACGCTCCACCGTCGGTGTGGTCCAGGGTACCAAGCTCTCGGACGCGGCCGGCTCGGCCCTGGAGGAGATCGACAAGGTCTCGCGCCGCCTGGACCAGCTGATCGCCCAGATTTCCTCTCAAGCCCTCTCGGAAGCCCAGGCCGCCAACGAGGTGGCCGCCAATATCCAGCACATCTTTGCGGTGACCGAGCAGACCTCGGACGGTACGCGCTCCACCGCGCAGATGGTTCACGAGCTGTCGCGTTCGGCCGAAGCCCTGCGCGCCTCGGTGGCCCGATTCAAGGTCTCCTGAGCGGGACACAGCATCCATGGCAGCGAGCATCGATTCGAGGATGGACCTTCCGCGCGATTCGGAATTTCCCGCCGACCTGAGCCCCCTGGCCTGGGTCCAGGAAGAACTGCGCCGCTCGCTGGAGTCGGTACACAAAACCCTGCGCCGTTTCCTGCGTGACGGCGACAACCGCGCCTCCACGCTGAGCGTGCTGGGCGGTGATCTGCAGCCCGGCGCCGTGAGCCAGCCCCTGGCGGCTGCGGCGGCCCAGCTGCATCAGGTTTCGGGTGTGATGGCCCTGGTGGGCCTGCCCGCCGGTGCCACCCTGCTGCGCGCGGCCGAGACCGCAGTGCAGCGCCTGGCGCAGTCGCCGCAGAGCATCGAGCCCGCCGCGGTCGAGCTGATCGAGCGCGCCGACTTCGCCCTGCTGTCCTATGTGGCCCGCCTGCTGGCCGGCAACAAGGCCTCGGGCCTGGCCCTGTTCCCCGCCTACCGCGAGCTGCAGACCTGGAACGGTGCCGAGCGCATCCATCCGGCCGACCTCTGGGGCCAGGACTTCGCCTGGCGCGAGCTGCCGCGCGATGCCGCAGCCCGTGCGCTCGCGCCGGAAGCCGTGCGCAGCGCCTTCGAGGCGGCCCTGCTCAAGCAGATGCGCAGCCCGGGCGCCGAGCATGCGGCCCAGCTGAGCGAGCTGTGCGCCGGCCTGGCTGCCGGACTGACGGATGTGCAGGCGCGCTGCCTCTGGCAGCTGGCGGCTGCCCAGTTCCAGGCCCAGGCCCAGGGCCTGCTGCGCCCCGACACCTATGCCAAGCGCCTGGGCTCGCGCCTGCTGTCGCAGCTGCGCGCCGGCGGCGCGCCCTCGCAGCGCCTGGCCCAGGACCTGCTGTTCTTCTGCGCCCAGGCGCGGGCCCCCGCCGCCGGCCAGGCGCCGCGCCTGGACGCGGTGCGCCAGAGCTATGGTCTGGGCGAGGAGGGCGCGGGCGACTACGAAGACGATTCCCTGGGGCGCATCGACCCCGCCTGGGTCAGCCAGGCCAAGCGCCGCGTCGGCGTGGCCAAGGACAGCTGGTCCTCGGCCGCCGAGGGCGAGCACCACCGCCTGGGGGGCCTGGACGAGCAGTTCGCCGCCCTGGCCGAATCCCTGGGCCGGCTCTTCCCCAGCGGCGAGGTGCTGGGCCAGACCCTGCAGCGCGCCGTGGTGGCCACCCTGCGCTCGGGCCAGGTGCCCAAGCCCGACCTGGCCATGGAAGTGGCCACCTGCCTGCTCTATGTGGAGGCCGCGCTGGACGATGCGGCCTTTGATCAGCCCGAACAGGCCGAGCGCGTGCGCC is part of the Shinella sp. XGS7 genome and harbors:
- the mpl gene encoding UDP-N-acetylmuramate:L-alanyl-gamma-D-glutamyl-meso-diaminopimelate ligase, yielding MHIHILGICGTFMGGLAALAREAGHKVTGCDANVYPPMSTQLEQLGIELIQGFGAEQMDLKPDLFVIGNVVTRSSEGRFPLMEAILDAGAPYTSGPQFLAEQVLQGRHVLAVAGTHGKTSTTSMLAWILEHAGLKPGFLVGGVPQNFGVSARLGEGQAFVIEADEYDTAFFDKRSKFVHYRPRTAILNNLEHDHADIFPDLAAIETQFHHLVRTVPPSGRLVVNAREESLQRVLERGCWSEVQRFGVRKEEPGALRARGEPQAFDVLRGAMKVARVEWSLLGEHNQLNALAAMAAAEHLGVTPEQSAAALAEFRNVRRRLELRGEVGGIKVYDDFAHHPTAIHTTVNGLRRKIAPAERILALFEPRSNTMKLGTMKAQLPWSLEEADLAFCNQAGLAWDAKEALAPMGAQIQVCEGVDAMVAAVLKVVRPGDHLLCMSNGGFGGIHDKLLEALAARA
- a CDS encoding AAA family ATPase, giving the protein MESARASVAPFPARPLLPPRLRLLGGCELLLGESQQRVDFPYDKTRLLLAVLALEARPLPRERLAELLWPQSEGEQARANLRRALFDLRRLLQHPELGGEALLSDKKQLALNPGLDWRLDSREFGAELPLLRAEQAPAPLLLQDLEARLDLYRGPLLDGLELDGLQSLQDWLAPQREALAQTAGRLARRLSQGWELAGRAGRALSAARRGLQLDPWNEALLRTCLRLQAERERPAALAQFEQFRQRLQQALGLQPEAETLALVEQLRRAPVGGSASATPVHPSERRRIVALACELEPAPGTDTETLSQELPALQARLREILQAHGGFVLRAEGGEMLAFFGHPRALEQAPRRALAAALALQERLCGTPRRPGRLCPRLGLEAGWVYADPRQGSPDGAGTLSRQARRLALLAEPGEIRLGAGLGEQAPTGFRLTPLEGGGARLLGPDEPMSQPRSTPLVGRQRELAVLLQAWRQPVGRSQALLVQAEPGLGKTRLLQALLEQGEAGMSGHLLLSCLPEFQHSPYHPFIDCLQQRLAALQVQHAEEGPAAQRRLLAAVSPSLREQQPRLERLLQGGGAAAPASEARAEPDRHADESLLLAALGLGRSGGPDLLLVEDLHWADPSSLGLLARLRRQEQAPRLMLLSSRDPAPAALPELPTLVLEPLPPSQMQRLIAHLDLAEPAQAEAVLQRAEGVPLYAEELARALQQAPQEPMPARLWDLLAARLERVGPAARRLAQAASVIGTHFQADLLHWLHREDEGAPQSALLQELLGAGLLQIEGQGWRFRHALLRDAAYQSLAPSPRRALHRRLAEGLRGPFASLGAESPELLAAQLMAAEEALAAHYWLLAGRRAAALSAHVEACHHFRQGLQALGLPDGASQAALALPLELGLGFALMATEGYGSQAARQGFERALAGAATQPAARFQALWGLWLGSRSGTEPAPPTGERALALRQAQGLVEEARAQGDAAAAVQAAYAMGNNLLFLGRLGEAGRWLERAMHEARGLNGGALLGRFGEHGGVTAAGLRCWVLALQGRVEDALQQAEQTLSAARALRHAHTEAYALATVGVMHQRLRQPVLAQRRAEELRRLALAHDMVLWQAVAGLVGGWAQAAQGDAAGLAPIRQAAAMAAVAMPSTEATFLSLLADAQLALGRHAEALACVDEALPKARQRQEDYLEPELWRLRALAQAGLGQGAAEVRRDLARALRRAREMRAELLLLRALGSRLAWRAGSATLRRSLGLRLRRLSGLATLADGREAAALSAGSAFNAESTLAP
- a CDS encoding HAD family phosphatase — translated: MSPLAARRFEAVIFDMDGLLLDSERPILEAWLRLAPQLRREDYLLTVGRNRPDSQALLSERLGSEAAALALYAQVDVELTQRFGPGTAGFPLKPGALALLQALRARGVPLAIASSTRHAKVLERLSLAGLIEFFGPIHGGDQVARGKPHPDLFELAAASLGIHPAKALVFEDSSYGAQGALTAGAGVVLVPDLKAPDPAIAPQCLLLDSLDAAQAHISDWF
- the hemL gene encoding glutamate-1-semialdehyde 2,1-aminomutase is translated as MSTNQDLFERAQRVIPGGVNSPVRAFRAVGGTPRFIKRGEGAYIIDAEGKRYIDYIGSWGPMILGHGHPAVLEAVTAAAREGFSFGAPTEREIELAEEILKLVPSMEQVRLVSSGTEATMSAIRLARGATGRPKFIKFEGCYHGHTDALLVKAGSGLATFGHPTSAGVTPGAAQDTLVLEYNNVAQLEEAFALHGAELACVIVEPIAGNMNFVRASVPFMTRMRELCSQHGALLVFDEVMTGFRVGLASAQGHYAQLIPGFKPDISVFGKVIGGGMPLAAFGASHEIMKHLAPLGGVYQAGTLSGNPVATACGLATLREIQKPGFFEALSAKTQRLVDGLVGVARNNGVPFSADCQGGMFGFFLLPELPQNYQTVMSTDKERFNRFFHAMLDAGVYLAPALYEAGFVSAAHSEADIAATLAAARSALK